The DNA region TTCTACAGATTAGAAGACGAGGCAAAAGAACGATCTAGAAATACTTCAGCAAAAAGTTATCAACCTTCAAATTCAATCTCTGACTCCATTATCATTGAAAGTGAATCGGAATTTATTGGTTACAACCAATTTTCTTGCGACACTTTTGTAGAAGCCATTATTCACAATGGCGAACAGCAGAATGAGCTATGCGAAGGGCAAGAGGGGTATCTAATTTTAACAACAACACCTTTCTATCCTGAAAAAGGAGGCCAAATAGGTGATAAAGGAGAAATTTTTTCTTCGGAAGGAAGTTTCTCAGTTATGAACACAACCAGCCCAAAAGTTGGTTTAATCGTGCACCAAGGCCTCGTAACATCAGGAAAATTAAAAAAAGCGTCTGCAGTAACTGCACAAATTGATCTTTCTCGACGTACAAAAATTGCCAATAATCATACTGGCTGCCATTTGCTACATAAAGCATTAGAATTAACTCTTGGCTCCCACATACGTCAAGCTGGTTCTTACGTTGATGATACAAAAATTCGTCTAGATTTCACTCATCCTCGAGCTATATCTAATGAAGATCTTCAAACTATTGAATTTTTAGTTAACGAAAAAATACGAGAGAATTCTCCTGTAAACACCAGGGAAGAGTTATATTGTGACATTATGAATTCTCCAGAAATTAAACAGTTCTTTGGTGATAAGTACAGTGACGTTGTCCGTGTTGTTTCTGCTGGCTTCTCACACGAACTTTGCGGAGGGACTCATGCATCAGCTACTGGGGATTTAGGTTACTTTCGCATAGTGAAAGAACAGGCTGTTTCAACCGGAATACGCCGTATAGAGGCTGCTACTGGAGAAGAGGCTCAAAAATTAGTAGCTGAAGAAAACGACACCTTGAATGCGGTAGCCGCCCTACTACAAACTCCTAAAGATCAAATTCTAAGCAAGCTAAAAAATCTTGTAGATGAAAGAAAGAAACAAACAAAACTTATTAATGACCTAGAAAACAAATTAATTAACTCACATCTTAATAATCTAGTTAAACAATGTCAGAAGGTAAATGATATCTTTTATCTAGCGTATCATTTAGAAAAATCAGAAGCACATTATCTCCAACAATATGCCAACTGCATGCACGAAAAGATATCAAAACGATTGGTTTCTTTGTGGACTACGGAGAAAAGTGATAAGTACATAATCTTAGCTAGAATATCTAGTGATCTTAATGCAGAAGGATTACGTGCTCAAGATTTGCTAAAAACGCTGCTGACTCCCTATGGAGGACGTTGGGGAGGGAAGGATCTTGTAGCACAGGGAAGTGCGCCTACTCTACCTTCTATCGATGTCTTAAATCAAACTTTAGCACAATGGATTTTGACCCAGTTAGTTTAAATTTTAAATTCCCTATCGAAGTAACAGATTGTGCTCTGCCTTTCCTTATAGAGACAATCCGTTCGGGAGCTCGAGCATTTTTAGCTGCAAAAATTTTTCATGATCATCAGCGTTCAGTCGTGATGATCACCTCACCAGCTAGAATAGATGACCTTGTAGAGGACATTACGACATTCCTGAGATCATCTCCTTTAGAGTTCCCGTCATCTGAGATTGATCTTTCCCAGAATCTCGTTAATGTTGACGCTGTAGGGAAACGTGATAAGGTGCTTTATGATCTACAAAGTTATAGTTCTCAGCCGATATTCTGTGTGACCACATTAAAAGCATTACTAGAGAAAACTCGTTCTCCTAAAGCGACTGTTCAACAACATCTTGAACTTTCTGTGGGAGATACTCTTGACACAGAGACAATGATTTCTTTATGCAAAGATCTAGGATACCGTCATGAAGTATTAGCTATCGAAAAAGGAGATTTTGCTTATCGCGGAGGGATTGTAGATATTTTCCCCTTATCCTCTCAAGAACCATACCGTATAGAATTTTGGGGAGAGGAAATCGTATCCATTCGTTCATTTAATCCCTCCGACCAGCTATCAACAGGAAAGGTGAAAAAAATTACTGTTTCACCGACTTTACAAAACACTTCCGAACATAATTTTTCACATAGTTTATTAGACTACTTTGAACAACCTCCGATACTTATTTTCGATAATTTATCAGAATTGGAAGACATTTTTTCCCAAGTTTCTGGGACCCTGTCAGCTCTACCTCATCGCTTTTTCTCCATACAAGACCTATTGTCTCGAGCTTTGCACTCAGCAACCCTGTTCTTCGAAGACAAACTCTATCCAAACACAATACAAAAACCATCTTCAATAGTAGATATCGAGGCATTTAACCAGGTCATTCAGTGCTCTCGTCTATCTATTCCTTTTGTGTACCCCAATTCCGATATTAGTGAAGATGACAACCCGCTAGTTAGCTTTTTACACCGCTTACAAGAGTATAATCGATGCGAGTCGCCTATCAATCTAGCTCTGTACAGCACACAAAATAAAGCTCTACAAGAAGCTAGAACTCTAGTCAGCACCCTATCAAGCGAATCCTATGAAATCTCTGAAAATATAGGGAACTTATCTTCTAGCTTCGCTCTAATTGAATATGGGTTTTCTGCAATCTCTTTGGGAGAATTTGCTGATACTAAAATCTTACGTAGACAAAAACAGAGAAACTATTTTTCTATTACCACAGAAGAGGTTTTCGTCCCAATACCTGGGGAAACCGTTGTCCATTTACACAATGGAATAGGGAAATTTCTTGGCATAGAAAAAAAACCAAATCATCTTAACATCGAAACAGATTACTTAGTTATTGAGTATGCAGACAAAGCACGTTTGTACGTACCTTCCGATCAAGCGTACTTAATTTCTCGATATGTCGGCTCCTCTGATAAGGCTCCCGATTTACACAACTTAAATGGCTCTAAATGGAAACGTTCTAGAGATCTAGCTGAGAAATCGCTCGTCCTTTATGCCGAAAAACTCCTACAACTAGAGGCTCAGCGCTCTACCACATCTGCCTTCATTTATCCACCTCATGGCCCAGAAGTTATCAAATTTGCAGATAATTTCCCTTATGACGAAACTCCTGATCAACTTAAAGTAATCGACCAAATCTATTCCGATATGATGTCGGATAAACTGATGGATCGCTTAATTTGCGGAGATGCAGGGTTTGGGAAAACCGAGGTCATCATGCGTGCAGCAGTTAAAGCTGTATGCGACGGGCATAAACAAGTTATTGTGATGGTACCTACCACAATATTGGCGAATCAGCATTTTGAAACATTCAAACAAAGGATGGCCGGGTTACCTATCAATATCGCTACCCTCTCGAGATTTTCTCAAGGGAAAACAATGAAAAAACTATTCGAAGATATTGCTGCAGGTAATATCGACATTCTGATAGGCACACATAAAGTTATTAATAAAAACCTAAATTTTAAAAACCCAGGACTACTAATCATCGACGAAGAACAACGATTCGGAGTCAAAGTAAAAGATTTCCTTAAAGAGCGCTATCCGACAATTGACTGTCTTACTGTATCGGCAACGCCTATACCTAGAACTCTTTATATGTCCTTATCGGGAGCCCGTGATTTATCTCTTATTACTATGCCTCCCCTGGACCGGTTACCAGTAAGCACATTTGTCGTTGAACATAACGAAGAAACACTTTCAGGTGCATTACGACATGAATTACTCAGAGGCGGACAGGCATATGTTATCCATAACCGCATAGAAAGCATATACCGGCTTGCTGATAATATTCGTCAATTAATCCCCGAAGCACGTATTGCTGTTGCTCATGGACAGATGAGCTCTACAGAACTGGCATCCATTTTTGATAAATTCAAAAATCAGACAGTTAATATCCTGGTCGCAACAGCGCTGATAGAAAACGGTATTGATATTCCCAATGCAAATACCATTTTGATAGATCAAGCCGATAAATTTGGTATGGCAGATCTTTATCAAATGAAAGGTCGAGTAGGTAGATGGAATAAGAAAGCTTACTGTTATTTCTTAGTCTCTCATCTTGATCGCCTATCAGCACAAGCTGCAAAACGCTTAGCAGCCCTAAATAAACAAGAATATGGAGGTGGGATGAAAATAGCCCTCCATGATTTAGAAATCCGAGGTGCAGGCAATATCTTAGGTACTGACCAATCAGGACATATTACTGCTATTGGTTTTAATTTATATTGCAAGTTACTAAAAAAAACAGTGGCTGCATTAAAAAATAATTCTTTGCCATCACTATTCCATGATGATGTAAAAATCGAATTTCCCTACAATTCCCGTATTCCTGACGATTATATTGATCAAGCGTCTATGCGCATCGAATTCTATCAAAAAATAGGAAGCGCAGAGACTACGGATCATCTCCTGGCAATACAAGATGAGATGCGTGATCGTTTCGGGGCTCTCCCAGAGGAAGTGTTGTGGTTATTCAGCATAGCTCAAATACGTCTGTTTGCTCTACAACATAATGTCTCTAGCATTAAGGGCACGGCAAACGCACTGTACATACAGCAATGCCATGGCAAAGCTGAGCAAATAAAGAAAACGCTTCCATATTCTCTATCTCCGACGCCTGAATTACTAATCACGGAAGTTTTAGAATCCATAAGGAAAGCTTTTCCGCTGAATATCTCTAAATAAGTAGGGTATATGTCAACATTTTATGACGTGATAAAACCTAAAACGACACGTCCGCGTCCTCCCATTTGGTTTTTACGCCAAGTGGGAAGATACATGCCTCAATATCAAGAATTAAGAGGATCTCAATCTCTCAAAGCGTTCTTTCACAATACCGACGGAATTACCGAAGCTACTTTGTTAGGTCCCACACTGCTTAATGTAGATGCAGCTATTCTTTTTGCTGATATTTTGTCAATTCTTGATGGCTTCAATATTTCTTATGATTTTTCTCCTGGACCACGAATTAACTTTTCACCAAATAGTCCCTTACATTTCACGGAAAATCCTAAAGAAACCTTCGCCTATCTTCTCGAAGCCATTGCAAATATTACTAAAAGAAGTCCTGTCCCTCTCATAGCTTTTGCAGCATCACCTTTTACTCTGATCAGCTACTTACTGGATGGGGGAGCATCGAAAGACTCATCTACAACCATGGCTTTCATTTATCAATATCCGGATAAGTTTGAAGAACTTTGCAAAGTAATTATTGAAGCAACTACCGTTTACCTTAAAGAGCAAGTATTTGCCGGAGCCTCAGCTATTCAACTTTTTGAATCTTCCAGCTTACGTTTGCCTTCTGCTTTGTTTTCACATTATGTTACAAGACCCAATACAAAACTTATTCGTCGATTAAAGGAAGAAACCCTCGCTCCCATTAGTTTGTTCTGCCGATGTTATAAGGAAGACTTTTTTGATTTATTTTCAACGGGGGCTGATACTTTACATCCGGACTATCACACTGATCTTAAGAGTGTATATAGAGCATTAGAAAATCCAGGTTCTTTACAAGGCAACATTGATCCTGCCTTATTTTTACTTCCTCAGGACAAGTTTTTAAATGAACTTGAAAAATTTATTGCTCCTTTAAAACATAAACCTCTCTATATTCTAAACTCAGGGCATGGAATTTTACCCCAAACTCCTTTAGAAAATGTTCAAGCGGCAGTATTATGTTTAACCTCAATTTTAACTTTTTAGAGGGACTGCATCAACCAGCTCCGAGATATACTAGCTATCCAACAGCTTTGGATTGGGAAACTTCTGACTCTGCTCCTGGATACCTCGCTCTTATGCGATTGAAAGACCTGACGACTCCTTTATCTCTCTATTTTCATATTCCCTTTTGTCAATCTATGTGCCTATACTGTGGGTGCTCTGTAGTCCTTAATAGGAGAGAAGACATCGTAGCACACTATATTGATACTCTAATTCAAGAGATGGAGTTAGTAGTTGCAATAATAGGTGAAAAAAGAAAAATAGCACGGATTCATTTTGGAGGTGGCACCCCTAGTAGATTGTCTCGAACACTGTTTGAAAAACTCTTCCATCATATTCATAGATTATTTGATCTCTCTGATGCTGAAGAAATTGCAATAGAATTTGACCCTCGTTCCTTAAGGAACGATGCTGGGAAAGCTGACTTCTTAAAATCTTTAGGTTTTAATAGGGTAAGTTTAGGAATACAAGATACACAATATGCAGTTCAGGAAGCAGTAAAGAGGCGCCAAACTCACGAAGAATCTTTACAGGCGTATACCCTGTTTCGTGAACTGGGCTTTAAAAGCATCAATATTGATCTTATCTACGGTCTTCCCAAGCAAACTAAAAAGACGTTTGCGCAGACAATTGCTGATATTCTTGCTATGCGTCCCGATAGATTAGCTCTGTTTTCATTTGCCTCAGTACCTTGGATCAAACCTCATCAAAAAGCTATCAAAGCTTCTGATATGCCTTCCATGGAAGAAAAATTCGCCATCTACTCCTATTCACGTCATACACTTACAAAATCAGGATATTATGCTATAGGTCTAGATCATTTTTCCCTACCCCACGATCCTATGAGCATTGCATTTAAAAACAAAACATTGATTCGTAATTTTCAAGGGTATTCTTTACCTCCGGAAGAAGATCTTATTGGTTTTGGTATGAGTGCGACTAGCTTTATACGTGGAATATATTTACAGAATGATAAACAACTAGCTACTTATCAACAAACCATCTCCTCTGGTTCGTTGGCAACTATTAAAAGTAAAATTTTGTCAGAAGATGATCGAATAAGAAAATGGGTTATCCACAAACTCATGTGTACTTTTCACGTTTCTAAAGAAGAATTTGCCATAACTTTTGGTTATAAATTTGATGATTACTTTGCTGATAGTTACGACAGACTCTCCGGCATGGAGCAAACAGGCTTACTCCATAACAGTTCGTCATCAATTGTAGTAACCTCTCTAGGCGAGCTTTTTGTGCGCGTAATTGCTACAGCATTTGATCAGTACTTCCTAAAAACAGTTTCATCTAATTCTCGGTTTTCTCAATCAATATGAAACGAGCAATCATCATAGGAGCAGGAATTTCTGGATTAGCCACAGCATGGTGGCTACACAAAAAATTTCCGAATATTGAAATTACTATTTTGGAGAAATCGACGAGGGTCGGTGGTCTTATGTATACCCACCTTCACGATAATTTCCATCTTGATTTGGGTCCTAAAGGATTTTTAGTTAAACAAGAGGGGAAATATACTCTGAAATTAATCAAAGATTTATCTTTAGAGCATCTTCTTATATTTAGCGAGGCAACAGCGAAAAATCGTTTTGTACATTGCAGAGGAAAAACTAAAAAGATTTCTCCATGGACATTATGCCGTCAAGGCTTACCTCTAGCGATTATAAAAGACTTATTTGCTTCTCGCTATTCTGAAGACAGCTCAGTGAGAGATTTTCTATCCCGACACAGCTCGCAGACACTTATTGATAATATTCTCAGCCCATTCGTTACAGCAATTCGTGCTGGTCATAGTGATATTCTATCAGCACATATGGCATTTCCTGAACTTTCTAGAAGAGAAGCTAAATATGGTTCCTTAATCAGAAGTTTTTTAAAAGAAAAGCCAAGCAAACAACAAACCCCGGGATATTTAGCAACTCTCAAACCTTATTTTGGAATACTTATAGATACTTTAGCACGTAAGATACCCGCAACATGGAGATTTGATTGCCCAGCGAAAAAAATATTATGTTCTTCTTCACAAGTACAAGTGTCAAGCTCATCTGAAACTTTTTATGCCGACCTCGCAATATACACAGGGCCTGGGCATCTCTTGCCATCCCTAATAGATATACCAGGACTATCGCAAGTTGTTTCTAAAACACATTTATGGGATCTATCTTGCATAACTTTGGGATGGAATAAACATATAAAATTACCGTTTGGATATGGTATGCTATTTGCAGATGAGCCACCTTTATTAGGTATTGTCTTTAATTCTCAGGTATTTCCTAAACAATCACCAGGGCAAACCACTTTATCCTTACTAGTAGAAAAGCGTTGGCATGAACAAGATGCCTATGCTTTCTCTATAGCAACAATAGGGACATTCTTAGGAATTACACAACCACCTGATGTGTTCTCATTATTCTCTCCTGAAGAAGGCCTTCCTCAGCATCGTGTGGGATTTCTGGCACAACGAAACTCTGTTATGAAAAATCTACCTAAAAATTTGAAAATTTTAGGACAAAACTTTTATGGCCCAGGAATAAATAGATGCACGGCAGCAGCATACCAAATGGTTGCTAGTCTCTAGTTAAAAATCTCTCACAAAGTAACAGAGTTTTTGGAAGCATCCTCCCGAAATACTTATGACGTTCATGAAGGTAAAATAATCTGTGCTCTACATGATCTAATAACAATTGGCACAAAGATTCCTTATCCTGCAGGTATTCATAAACATAAGACAAGCCTAGAACATATCTAAATTCCAAAAACATCCTATGACGGACATCAGAAACAAGCCGCATACGAAAACAATTATTGGAGAAATAATCCGTTTTGACTTCTTCAAATAACATTTTTGCTCTTTTGATATCCCCAAAATCTAAGCAAGCATCAGCTAGATCCAATTTAATCATATAGTAAACATACGTCCATGCCACTACATTATCTCTAGATAAAGTAACTTGGGAAAATTCATCTAGAGATTTTACTAACCAAGATATTTTAGAAATGGCGGTTGTTTCTGCACAACTTTGTAAATAATAAACTAAAGCAGTCAAAGAAGAGGTGGGGAATAGATTGGGAAATTTGTCTAGGTGAATTAGGGCATCTTCCTGACCAGATAAATAATCCTCCATACTGTACATAAGCAGATAAAGTCTATCCCCGTATAGCCGGGAGTCTAAATCATCAAAATGAGTAGAGGGATAAGGTTCGACTTTTGATTTTGTTACTGACCATATTAATCGCAAAATCGATTGAAGAGA from Chlamydia ibidis 10-1398/6 includes:
- the mfd gene encoding transcription-repair coupling factor, translated to MDFDPVSLNFKFPIEVTDCALPFLIETIRSGARAFLAAKIFHDHQRSVVMITSPARIDDLVEDITTFLRSSPLEFPSSEIDLSQNLVNVDAVGKRDKVLYDLQSYSSQPIFCVTTLKALLEKTRSPKATVQQHLELSVGDTLDTETMISLCKDLGYRHEVLAIEKGDFAYRGGIVDIFPLSSQEPYRIEFWGEEIVSIRSFNPSDQLSTGKVKKITVSPTLQNTSEHNFSHSLLDYFEQPPILIFDNLSELEDIFSQVSGTLSALPHRFFSIQDLLSRALHSATLFFEDKLYPNTIQKPSSIVDIEAFNQVIQCSRLSIPFVYPNSDISEDDNPLVSFLHRLQEYNRCESPINLALYSTQNKALQEARTLVSTLSSESYEISENIGNLSSSFALIEYGFSAISLGEFADTKILRRQKQRNYFSITTEEVFVPIPGETVVHLHNGIGKFLGIEKKPNHLNIETDYLVIEYADKARLYVPSDQAYLISRYVGSSDKAPDLHNLNGSKWKRSRDLAEKSLVLYAEKLLQLEAQRSTTSAFIYPPHGPEVIKFADNFPYDETPDQLKVIDQIYSDMMSDKLMDRLICGDAGFGKTEVIMRAAVKAVCDGHKQVIVMVPTTILANQHFETFKQRMAGLPINIATLSRFSQGKTMKKLFEDIAAGNIDILIGTHKVINKNLNFKNPGLLIIDEEQRFGVKVKDFLKERYPTIDCLTVSATPIPRTLYMSLSGARDLSLITMPPLDRLPVSTFVVEHNEETLSGALRHELLRGGQAYVIHNRIESIYRLADNIRQLIPEARIAVAHGQMSSTELASIFDKFKNQTVNILVATALIENGIDIPNANTILIDQADKFGMADLYQMKGRVGRWNKKAYCYFLVSHLDRLSAQAAKRLAALNKQEYGGGMKIALHDLEIRGAGNILGTDQSGHITAIGFNLYCKLLKKTVAALKNNSLPSLFHDDVKIEFPYNSRIPDDYIDQASMRIEFYQKIGSAETTDHLLAIQDEMRDRFGALPEEVLWLFSIAQIRLFALQHNVSSIKGTANALYIQQCHGKAEQIKKTLPYSLSPTPELLITEVLESIRKAFPLNISK
- the hemE gene encoding uroporphyrinogen decarboxylase, which translates into the protein MSTFYDVIKPKTTRPRPPIWFLRQVGRYMPQYQELRGSQSLKAFFHNTDGITEATLLGPTLLNVDAAILFADILSILDGFNISYDFSPGPRINFSPNSPLHFTENPKETFAYLLEAIANITKRSPVPLIAFAASPFTLISYLLDGGASKDSSTTMAFIYQYPDKFEELCKVIIEATTVYLKEQVFAGASAIQLFESSSLRLPSALFSHYVTRPNTKLIRRLKEETLAPISLFCRCYKEDFFDLFSTGADTLHPDYHTDLKSVYRALENPGSLQGNIDPALFLLPQDKFLNELEKFIAPLKHKPLYILNSGHGILPQTPLENVQAAVLCLTSILTF
- the hemN gene encoding oxygen-independent coproporphyrinogen III oxidase; this encodes MFNLNFNFLEGLHQPAPRYTSYPTALDWETSDSAPGYLALMRLKDLTTPLSLYFHIPFCQSMCLYCGCSVVLNRREDIVAHYIDTLIQEMELVVAIIGEKRKIARIHFGGGTPSRLSRTLFEKLFHHIHRLFDLSDAEEIAIEFDPRSLRNDAGKADFLKSLGFNRVSLGIQDTQYAVQEAVKRRQTHEESLQAYTLFRELGFKSINIDLIYGLPKQTKKTFAQTIADILAMRPDRLALFSFASVPWIKPHQKAIKASDMPSMEEKFAIYSYSRHTLTKSGYYAIGLDHFSLPHDPMSIAFKNKTLIRNFQGYSLPPEEDLIGFGMSATSFIRGIYLQNDKQLATYQQTISSGSLATIKSKILSEDDRIRKWVIHKLMCTFHVSKEEFAITFGYKFDDYFADSYDRLSGMEQTGLLHNSSSSIVVTSLGELFVRVIATAFDQYFLKTVSSNSRFSQSI
- a CDS encoding protoporphyrinogen oxidase, which encodes MKRAIIIGAGISGLATAWWLHKKFPNIEITILEKSTRVGGLMYTHLHDNFHLDLGPKGFLVKQEGKYTLKLIKDLSLEHLLIFSEATAKNRFVHCRGKTKKISPWTLCRQGLPLAIIKDLFASRYSEDSSVRDFLSRHSSQTLIDNILSPFVTAIRAGHSDILSAHMAFPELSRREAKYGSLIRSFLKEKPSKQQTPGYLATLKPYFGILIDTLARKIPATWRFDCPAKKILCSSSQVQVSSSSETFYADLAIYTGPGHLLPSLIDIPGLSQVVSKTHLWDLSCITLGWNKHIKLPFGYGMLFADEPPLLGIVFNSQVFPKQSPGQTTLSLLVEKRWHEQDAYAFSIATIGTFLGITQPPDVFSLFSPEEGLPQHRVGFLAQRNSVMKNLPKNLKILGQNFYGPGINRCTAAAYQMVASL